From Saimiri boliviensis isolate mSaiBol1 chromosome 9, mSaiBol1.pri, whole genome shotgun sequence, a single genomic window includes:
- the SPEF1 gene encoding sperm flagellar protein 1 has product MESSVDEEALHQLYLWVDNIPLSRPKRNLSRDFSDGVLVAEVIKFYFPKMVEMHNYVPANSIQQKLSNWGHLNRKVLNKLNFSVPDDVMRKIAQCVPGVVELVLIPLRQRLEERQRHRKQGVGSLQELAPQDGSGYMDVGLSEKARGEGAPDLQGGGQLRGDPPPAGRPPAYNQALQGDPRFVLQIAEKEQELLASQETVQVLQMKVRRLEQLLQLKNVRIADLSRRLQQAERKQR; this is encoded by the exons ATGGAGAGCAGCGTGGATGAGGAGGCGCTGCACCAGCTGTACCTGTGGGTAGACAACATCCCTTTGTCCCGGCCCAAGCGAAACCTCTCCAGGGACTTTAGTGATGGAG TCCTAGTTGCAGAGGTCATCAAGTTTTACTTCCCCAAGATGGTGGAGATGCACAATTATGTCCCCGCCAACTCTATCCAGCAGAAGCTCAGCAACTGGGGTCATCTGAACAG GAAGGTACTGAACAAACTGAACTTTTCAGTACCAGATGACGTGATGCGCAAGATTGCTCAGTGTGTCCCTGGAGTGGTGGAGCTGGTGCTCATCCCGCTTAGGCAGCGCTTGGAGGAGCGGCAGAGGCACAGGAAGCAGGGCGTGGGCTCCTTACAG GAGCTGGCTCCCCAGGATGGCAGTGGCTACATGGATGTGG gttTATCAGAGAAAGCCCGAGGTGAAGGTGCCCCGGACCTCCAGGGAGGGGGTCAGCTCAG AGGGGACCCTCCGCCCGCGGGTCGGCCTCCAGCGTATAACCAGGCATTGCAGGGCGACCCAAGGTTCGTCCTCCAGATCGCTGAAAAGGAGCAGGAGCTATTGGCCTCGCAGGAGACGGTGCAG GTCCTGCAGATGAAGGTGAGGCGCCTGGAGCAGCTGCTTCAGCTGAAGAACGTGCGCATCGCAGACCTCTCCCGGCGGCTCCAGCAGGCGGAGCGTAAGCAGCGATGA